Sequence from the Segatella copri genome:
GCCTTTACGCAGTGATCTGCTGATACCCAATGCAATGTACCCTTAACCTTACGGTTGGCACCTTCCATGCCGCTCTTACTGATAGGATCGTATTCTGCCTGAATCTCAGTGATAACGCCATTTTCGTCCTTTGTGCATCCAGTGCACTTAACGATGTAAGCATTCTTCAGACGAACTTCTTTACCCGGAGTCATACGGAAGAATTTTTTAGGAGCATCTTCCATAAAGTCAGCACGCTCTATCCAGAGATTCTTAGAGAATGTGATGGTATGTGTACCGTCAGCTTCATTTTCTGGATTATTGATTGCTTCCATTTCCTCAGTTTCACCTTCCGGATAGTTGGTAATTACGAGTTTTACAGGATCAAGTACTGCGCTCACACGACATGCTTTCTTGTTCAAGTCTTCTCTAACAGATGCTTCGAGTAAGGCCATATCGTTGAGAGCATCGAACTTAGTATAACCGATACTGTCGATAAACATACGAATACTCTCAGGAGAGTAACCGCGACGGCGCATTCCGCAAAGAGTAGGCATACGTGGGTCGTCCCATCCGATAACCAGTTTCTCATCTACCAGCTGGTGAAGCTTACGCTTGCTCATTACTGTATAAGTGAGGTTCAATCGGTTGAACTCAATCTGGCGTGGACGATTGTCGTTTAATACATCTGCAGTTCCGTCCTTCTCCTTCAAGAAATCGATGAACTTATCGTAAAGCGGACGGTGAGGTACAAATTCCAATGTACAGATAGAGTGGGTTACCCCCTCAAAGTAGTCACTCTGTCCGTGAGCGAAATCATACATAGGATATGCATGCCATTTTGTTCCTGTACGGTGATGAGGAGTTTGGATGATACGATACATGATAGGATCGCGGAAATGCATGTTTGGATTCGCCATATCGAGTTTTGCGCGAAGCACCATGCTGCCTTCTACGGCCTCAGGAGTATTCATCTTCTCAAACAAAGCAAGGCTTTCTTCGATTGGGCGATCACGATATGGACTAGCAGTACCCGGTGAGGTAGGGGTACCCTTCTGCTGTGCTATTTCTTCAGCAGTTTGTTCATCAATATATGCATTGCCCTTCTTGATCATCCAGACAGCAAAATCCCAAAGCTTCTCAAAGTAGTCTGAAGCATAGTAGATATTGCCCCACTTGAATCCGAGCCACTGGATGTCTTGAAGAATATTCTCTACATATTCATTGTTTTCCTTGCTAGGGTTAGTGTCATCAAAACGAAGATTGCAAACACCATTATATTTCTCTGCAACACCAAAGTCCATGCAGATAGCTTTGGCATGGCCGATATGCAGATAACCATTAGGCTCTGGCGGAAAACGCGTCTGGATTCGTCCTCCGTTTTTGCCTTCTTTGAGGTCTTCCTCAACTAACTGTTCTACGAAAGAGATACTTTTCTTCTCTTCCAAATTGTTTTCTTCATTAATTGCCATAATTCAATAAAAAGAATAATTTTTAAATTTATGGTGCAAAGATACAAATTTAATTGTAAGTACCGAAATTATCTGGCAGATAATTTTGTTTTGGGAGCAATAATTCACAAAATATGTTTTTAAACATATAAAAAGATTCGTTCGTTTCGAAAAATATGTCTATCTTTGCATCGTTATCCTGAATACAATCTTTTTACCTTAAATGAAACTAATACCAAAAAAGAACGCCTTCGCTGTGAAGCGAGGGCGTTTTGCTTTTATACCAGGTTCATATTTAATTACTTTTTGCGGAATGTTTCGTTCTTAATAATGATAGAACCTTCTTCTGTATCGAGTGTTGCCTGCTCCTGAACGTCGGCATCGAGACCCTTGCGGCTCAGGATAATCACAGCAGCTTTACCTTCTGGCTTAGCAGGCAATTCCCACTTGTAAAATTCCTTATCAAGGCCTTTTACTTTAACAGAGAAATCACTGTTCAAAGTTACACTGCGTTCACCATCTGCGCTCTTATATTCACCGGCTGCGGCAGCCTGAAATGCAGAATCGGTTACAACAGTCTGTTCTGCCTGAGCTGGTGCTGGAGCTGGTGCTTTTTTCTCAGAACATGCTGTGAAAGCTATCAGACCCATAGCAAATGCAAGAATTGATAATTTCTTCATAATCTTTAAATTTTATATGTTAATAATAAAGTTAATCTAAACCATTTTTATAAGCTAACTCTTTTTATACATTTGTTTATCTCAGTGGTATGCTATAGAAAGATAGTATTCCACTGGTACAAATGATTACCCAAATAGAAACGAGCCCCGTAATGATAGGGACGCTTGCAAATCTGATGTCGTGGTTGGGCTTAAAACGTTCGGTATGCTTCCTTAAAAAATACTGAAATATATAATAATATAAGGTGGCATAGAGAAAACCAATGAGGGTACCAATCAGGATGTCGCCAAAATAGTGTACACCGAGATACATGCGGGAATAACTGGTTATCAATGCCCACAGGCATAAGAATATCGTGAGTTTGCTCCGGCGAACCAGATATTGTGCAAAGAAGGCCATGCTCCATGCATTGGCTGCATGAGAAGATGGGAAACCATATCTGCCACCCCGATATCCTTGAACAACATGTACCATCGGACTGATAGGATTATCAGGATTGCTGGGACGCATTCTTGCTACTAATGGCTTCAGAATACCTGATGCAGTCTGGTCTGAAAACAAGATAATCAGAGTGATGACAACTATAGTGCTCATCACAACCTTGACAGGAAAATTCTTAAGCAGTACAAAGATAAAACTGGCATAGAACGGAACCCATACAAAACGGTCTGAGAAAATCATCATGAAGTAATCCCAATACACGTTGTGAAAACCATTGAAAAACAGAAAAATCTGCGTATCAATCTGTTCTATTTGATGAAGTAATTCTATCATAGTCTTTCTTTATGAAATTCTGTAATGTTCGCTTTCTTGTTTCTGATAATCTGTTGCCCTGTCGTTTGGGCTATTTTGCACTCAAGTCATCGTACAACTTCTGTAGATAAGCCATGCCTCGCTTCAGGTTATAACCTTTTTTGCCTTTATCATAAACAACCTTTTTGGATTTATTGTCGTAGATGATAGAGTTCTCCTCTGATACCATGCCGAAAGCATCGGGTACATCAAAGAATGCAAATTTAGGAGTAGCATCACTCAACATATTCTTGCTGAACAAGAAGTCTTTGTGAGGAATGCCTAATTGTCCGAGCAGTGTAGCTGCTATATCATGCTGACTTCCTATGAGTTTTACATTCATTGGGCGAGCTATTGCTCCACCGGTCATGATAAGTGGAATCTGATAGCGGCTGCGGTCAAAGTTGTCAAGATGTTCTTTGTATGCGCCAACATGATCGGCAACGAGTAATACCAAAGTATTTTTCCATCTAGGCAATTTGCTGTATTCACGCAGAAGATGACCTATGACACTATCAGTGTAAGCAAATGCATTTAACCGTTTGTCTTTCAGTCTGCTATATGGTACATCGAATGGCTCATGACTGCTTGATGTCTGGAATACTCTCAGCATAGGCTGTTTGGCATTCTGTTCTTTCCTGAGGTCTGCAAGCAGCCGGTTGGCTACTATATGATCGTGTACTCCCCATTTGCTCAATTTGTCTTCTATAGGGAAATCACTATCTGAAATGATTCTCTCATAGCCCTGGGAAACCAGCCAAGAGCGTTGGTTGGCAAAATCAACATCACCACCATAATAATATGCATTGCCGTAATGCTTTGCTTTAGCCAATGAACGTGCCAATGATGGTAATTGTGCAGATTTTGCCGGGTAGCGCATGATGCTGGTTGTAGGTTGTGCAGGATAACCGCTCAAAACAGCAACCAGACCACGATCCGTGCGGAAAGTGTTGGAATAGAATCTTGGGAAGAAAA
This genomic interval carries:
- a CDS encoding glutamine--tRNA ligase/YqeY domain fusion protein — protein: MAINEENNLEEKKSISFVEQLVEEDLKEGKNGGRIQTRFPPEPNGYLHIGHAKAICMDFGVAEKYNGVCNLRFDDTNPSKENNEYVENILQDIQWLGFKWGNIYYASDYFEKLWDFAVWMIKKGNAYIDEQTAEEIAQQKGTPTSPGTASPYRDRPIEESLALFEKMNTPEAVEGSMVLRAKLDMANPNMHFRDPIMYRIIQTPHHRTGTKWHAYPMYDFAHGQSDYFEGVTHSICTLEFVPHRPLYDKFIDFLKEKDGTADVLNDNRPRQIEFNRLNLTYTVMSKRKLHQLVDEKLVIGWDDPRMPTLCGMRRRGYSPESIRMFIDSIGYTKFDALNDMALLEASVREDLNKKACRVSAVLDPVKLVITNYPEGETEEMEAINNPENEADGTHTITFSKNLWIERADFMEDAPKKFFRMTPGKEVRLKNAYIVKCTGCTKDENGVITEIQAEYDPISKSGMEGANRKVKGTLHWVSADHCVKAEVREYDRLFMVENPSADERDFHELLNPDSFHDYPNCYVEEYAANKKPGEYLQFQRIGYFMADLDSTAEKPVFNKTVGLKDTWAKQNK
- a CDS encoding phosphatase PAP2 family protein; the protein is MIELLHQIEQIDTQIFLFFNGFHNVYWDYFMMIFSDRFVWVPFYASFIFVLLKNFPVKVVMSTIVVITLIILFSDQTASGILKPLVARMRPSNPDNPISPMVHVVQGYRGGRYGFPSSHAANAWSMAFFAQYLVRRSKLTIFLCLWALITSYSRMYLGVHYFGDILIGTLIGFLYATLYYYIFQYFLRKHTERFKPNHDIRFASVPIITGLVSIWVIICTSGILSFYSIPLR